In the genome of Rhineura floridana isolate rRhiFlo1 chromosome 10, rRhiFlo1.hap2, whole genome shotgun sequence, the window ccattcggcctctcctctgctccaagagtgtttaccaagatgctactcatcctagtggcttacctccggacccaaggggttcatatctacccatatttggatgatttgctaatacgggccaagtcggaggaactggctcatcatcatttaatgatcaccctcaatgttttgcaggactacggctggcttgtcaacttcgacaaaagccatctccaaccaacccaacgcctactacatctaggggcaatgttggacaccctgcaggcaatggtcttcttggctccagatcgcatcactgccaccataagcatcgcaaggtccctgatgcaacaaacatccgcagacgtcatgcttctcgccagaacgctcgggatgtttatatctacaatccacattgtaccatgggctcgagcccacactcggccccttcaatggattctgttgccttttcaaaaagacattgccagctccaaccatcgcaaagttcgcttGAGCCCCGcgctgcgcctctccttccgctggtggaccaaggttcaacacctctccaagggcacgtcgttcagagaaccccgcagaaccgttgtaaccacagatgccagcctcataggttggggagcccactgcaactcccagtacgttcagggggtttggtccaacacagagcaatcccaaagcatcaactggctggaactaaaggctgtccacttagctctatgtcattttcagtctctgttccttttgcatcatgtgctcattcgaacagacaacacgtgtgtaaaatcacatttgaacagacaggggggcaccaggtctcgtcctctgcaggacttagcctccctcatctttgtctgggcagaacaacatctacaatccctgaaagcagagcacctcagagggatttggaatgtgacagcagactggctcagcagacaacaggtctttccgggagaatggaaacttcatccatccattttccatcgtctccagtgtcggttcggcgccctatcagtcgacctgtttgcctccagtcgcaattgccagcttcccaggtactttgcccgatacctggactcaacagcagaagcagtggatgctctgacaacaccgtggccagacggtctactgtacgccttccctcccataccattgttagccaaaaccttgaggaaggcgcgaaccgaaaaggcacagctggttctgatagcaccattttggccacgccgaccgtggttttcagatcttctggcaatgtcaatgatggatccttggacacttccagtaaggccagaccttctatcccagggtccagtactgcaccaggaccctacttggttcaatctaacagcgtggcgtttgaacggggacatttgaggtcagctggactgtctgacgctgtgattgacattattttggcctcgagaagaccatctaccacccgtatttatcaacatacctgggtggctttctccaagtggtgtcagtcccaccaccatgatccatcccaggccactgtgcatcaggtgctgccatttctccatagcggctttatgatgggacttcgacccaacactctacgttgacatgcgtccactctttcgtccattctctcagtgtcctctcctggagatcatatttcctcacatccgttcatcaaacgttttttgaggggagtcgccctacgctctccggctgttgtccatcggtttccctcatggagtttgccgaaggttctgcaggctttgcaacgccctccgtttgaacccatcaggactgtgcctcttcgtatactgtccttcaaggtcttgttcctgatcgcaatcacatctgctagacgtgtttcggagttgggcgcattgtcttccgctcgccatctctgcgtcttccataaggattcggttgtactgaagactgatccttccttccgtcccaaggttgattcagtgttccattgcaaccaggacattgttttgccttccttttgcccgaatcctacccatcctctcgagaaggcttggcattcgttagatgtccggagggctctcaagacctacctgtctaggacccaggatatacgacaaactgagtctctgtttgtatcctttcatccaaggtctatggggcataaagtttccaatcctaccttatcccgttggttaagggcatgtattactttagcatatgagtctcttaagctgtcagttccagctagtataacggctcattctaccaggtcagctgccacttcggctgcttttgccactaatgctcctgttgccgatatttgtagggctgcagtctggtctaccccacactcgtttataaggcattataaaattgatcgctatgcctctgctgacgcttcttttggcagacgagtgttgcaacaggttcttaatgacgattaacacgtgggtggtccctccctgtttggGCTGCTGGGGTACATCCcattgtgatggccggactcatagggaaaatggaccattggtctcacctgaagggtgattttcctatgaggacggacatcacgaccctcccagttggaggatgactatatattttctaatgtgttctaTATTACTGTTGAGCTATtatattaaatttaaaagtgaagtcaagacttctagttctgttgtaccgctatgttggagtcatgttactgtGCATGGtaatattgtgttattttcctgctgccaggcctgttggccttgttcttgtattttcagATATCtttccttagactcgctgcgaatgaactggagagtgggaggggcctgacgcccctagtcttgacttcaaagacattcttgccttcgcacgataggtggagctttaacccgttgtgatgtccgtcctcataggaaaatcacccttcaggtgagaccaatggtccatttaccAGCTAGATCTTATCCCCCCCACCCAATCAGTATAATATATTGTACAGTAAATTTTGGCATAACTTGATAATGTTAAAGTTGGCTTTAGTAATGTTTATAACTGTTAGActaatttttaatatgttttttatttgaaatatataaagaaagattgaatattaaatattcacataatACAGAAACCATATACGCAAAGAATAGTACATTACATATAAAAGTACTACTCAGTCTGTCACTATCCACATACAATACAAATTACTTAACATTGGTTATTAGGCAGTTTTAGATAATAATTAACAAGAGGACAGATCCCAGATCTCCAGAGAAACTATTGTAGCCATAAGCTATTAAAGGCAATTGGAACCTGTATTGGtgctgatgttttgtttgtatgtgtaataaaacacgaccattctgtagcaaaactatcttttttcttttgtcctcttgcTACTTTCAAACGTTGAGTAAGTTTCTCTGAGAGCACTATTTCCCATACTATGCTATACCACTTCCCAATGTTTAATCCTTTTGTCTCTTTCCAGCATTTAGCTATCAACATGTGTGCTGCTATTAAGAGATACTCAATTTGCTTTCTATGTGATATGGTTTGGTTTTGGCCatattttttctgttcttttaaatAAGATTAATCCTCACCACTACCAACTCTTGCTGCTTGCAGATTTATTGTTCTAATTGATGGCATTCATTCTCTGTGGCATGTGGTTCTTCTGGTAGGCTCCTGTTGATTCCcttgggcaattttttttaaaaaaagtacttccATATTACACAGAGATTttattatgtgctttcaagtcgattatgacttaaggtgaccctatgaatcagcgacctccaacagcatctgtcttgaaccaccctgttca includes:
- the LOC133365063 gene encoding uncharacterized protein LOC133365063, with protein sequence MCASASASIFSRASMMWLDDLLEDANPDPVTLRRALLKLRKTAAFVADATLDATQLGARAMTAQIVARRTLWLRHWQADSAARLNLSRAPYSGSLLFGEEALKAVLVDPKDAHKLVLATVKNSDHRPFRRFPSFRSNQPFRGTRPGGRGRDFRPYDPNAFRGSWNRRFQGRGLRLACQLRQKPSPTNPTPTTSRGNVGHPAGNGLLGSRSHHCHHKHRKVPDATNIRRRHASRQNARDVYIYNPHCTMGSSPHSAPSMDSVAFSKRHCQLQPSQSSLEPRAAPLLPLVDQGSTPLQGHVVQRTPQNRCNHRCQPHRLGSPLQLPVRSGGLVQHRAIPKHQLAGTKGCPLSSMSFSVSVPFASCAHSNRQHVCKITFEQTGGHQVSSSAGLSLPHLCLGRTTSTIPESRAPQRDLECDSRLAQQTTGLSGRMETSSIHFPSSPVSVRRPISRPVCLQSQLPASQVLCPIPGLNSRSSGCSDNTVARRSTVRLPSHTIVSQNLEEGANRKGTAGSDSTILATPTVVFRSSGNVNDGSLDTSSKARPSIPGSSTAPGPYLVQSNSVAFERGHLRSAGLSDAVIDIILASRRPSTTRIYQHTWVAFSKWCQSHHHDPSQATVHQVLPFLHSGFMMGLRPNTLR